Proteins from a genomic interval of Phyllopteryx taeniolatus isolate TA_2022b chromosome 3, UOR_Ptae_1.2, whole genome shotgun sequence:
- the myo1ha gene encoding unconventional myosin-Ih isoform X3 — MLVVEGALNARNQVGIQDFVLLDETSEAAFLSNLKKRFCKDLIYTYIGTLLVSVNPYKELDIYNKEQMDVYMGVNFYELPPHIYALADNAYHGMLADFSNHFILISGESGAGKTEASKKILQYYAVSCPSTALLNTVRDKMLMSNPVLEAFGNAKTLKNDNSSRFGKYMDIQFDSQGDALGGHILNYLLEKSRVVHQNHGERNFHIFYQLLDGGEEDLLQQLGLERDRQHYSYLTQGECAVVPSVDDKKDWKTVKNALQVIDIDAIHTNHLFGIVASVLHLGNVRFEPDSKGHASLNNQNNPNAELHWVSHVRNLHQMSLILSPKKKRLISLQLLGVDANSLQEGLTYRKIEAKTEQVLSPFLLDHAIYGRDALAKAIYGHTFTWLVNRINASTENTVSSFFCQTGQTLCDIVFFFFPFQDPSKKTVIGLLDIYGFEVFNINSFEQFCINYCNEKLQQLFIQLTLKAEQEEYEAEDIEWEPVHFFNNKIICDLVEERHRGIISILDEECLRPGEATDLTFLERLEEQMGTHPHFVSHKLADKKTRRTLERGDFRLLHYAGEVTYCVVGFLDKNNDLLYKNIKDLMCQSKNAIVRQCFSCMDPDSRRRPETVATQFKSSLLKLTEILVAKDAWYIRCLKSNESKKPGQFDEALIRHQIKYLGLMQHLRVRRAGFAYRRNYKALCPATWPHWRGEPADGVLVLVRHLGYFPNEYKMGSWINHRTKIFIRHPRTLYATEDAFEKCKHQLATRLQAKYKGYRAKGVFRKQKEAATKIETCWRGVQARKERDKRAWAVKVIKRFIKGYMTRGQAKVTDNSEYLVFVRQNYLNRLQDNLPKTLLDKTTWLSPPHVLAETSELLRKLHYRLMVRKYVRGITTQKKTQLQMKLIASAMFKGKKESYPQSVAQPFVDTRISDEDINARVLQMLRNEHIKYAVPMMKYDRNGFKRRPRQLIFTQAAAYMVEEARIKQRILYTALKGISVSNLTDSIVVLHITCEDPKEKGDLVLQCNHLFELVTKLCIIANKQNVVRVLQGSIKVEIQAGKESAVEFSTGPEPMVYKAKNGHLTVVATRARPR, encoded by the exons GTGGAGGGTGCGCTTAATGCCAGGAACCAGGTTGGCATTCAGGACTTTGTTCTCCTGGATGAGACCTCGGAGGCAGCCTTCCTCAGCAACCTTAAGAAACGCTTCTGCAAGGATCTGATTTAT ACTTACATTGGCACTTTATTGGTGTCTGTAAACCCCTACAAGGAGTTGGATATCTACAATAAGGAACAGATGGATGTGTACATGGGGGTCAACTTTTATGAGCTCCCACCTCACAT CTACGCCCTTGCCGACAACGCCTACCACGGCATGCTGGCCGACTTCAGCAATCACTTCATCCTCATCTCAGGAGAGAGCGGCGCAGGGAAGACGGAAGCGTCCAAAAAGATTCTGCAGTATTATGCAGTCAGCTGTCCGAGCACCGCTCTACTAAACACTGTCCGGGACAAGATGCTCATGTCCAACCCTGTCCTGGAG GCTTTCGGGAATgccaaaacattgaaaaatgacAACTCGAGTCGGTTTGGGAAGTATATGGACATTCAGTTTGATAGTCAG GGGGACGCGCTCGGTGGCCACATCCTGAACTACCTGCTCGAGAAGTCGAGGGTGGTGCATCAGAACCACGGCGAGAGAAACTTCCACATTTTCTACCAGCTCCTGGATGGGGGAGAGGAGGACCTGCTGCAGCAGCTGGGCCTGGAGAGGGACCGCCAGCATTACAGCTATCTTACGCAA GGAGAGTGCGCCGTTGTGCCTTCCGTCGATGACAAAAAGGACTGGAAGACGGTCAAAAACGCACTTCAAGTGATTGACATTGATGCAATCCACACTAAT CACTTGTTTGGGATTGTTGCGAGTGTTCTTCACCTGGGCAACGTTCGCTTTGAGCCTGACAGTAAAGGTCACGCCAGCCTCAACAACCAAAACAACCCAAATGCAGAGTTGCACTGGGTCTCACACGTAAGAAATCTACACCAAATGTCACTGATTttaagcccaaaaaaaaaaaggctcatttCATTGCAGCTTCTTGGAGTTGACGCTAACAGTCTACAAGAAGGTCTAACATACAGGAAAATTGAAGCCAAAACAGAGCAG GTGCTCAGTCCGTTTCTTCTGGATCACGCCATCTATGGAAGGGATGCCCTGGCCAAGGCCATTTATGGGCATACCTTCACCTGGCTGGTCAACCGGATCAACGCGTCCACGGAGAACACTGTGAGCTCGTTTTTTTGCCAAACGGGACAGACGCTGTGCGAcattgtcttcttcttttttccatttcaggatCCTTCAAAGAAAACTGTCATTGGACTTTTGGACATCTATGGTTTTGAAGTCTTTAATATCAACAG TTTTGAGCAGTTCTGCATAAACTACTGCAATGAGAAGCTGCAGCAACTTTTCATCCAACTCACGCTCAAGGCAGAGCAGGAAGAATACGAAGCGGAGGATATTGAG TGGGAGCCGGTGCACTTCTTCAATAACAAGATCATCTGTGACCTGGTAGAGGAGCGACACAGAGGAATTATATCAATCCTG GATGAGGAGTGTCTCCGACCAGGAGAGGCTACAGACCTCACCTTCCTGGAGAGACTGGAAGAACAAATGGGAACTCACCCTCACTTTGTCTC ACACAAGCTGGCAGACAAAAAGACACGCAGGACGCTGGAGAGAGGCGATTTCCGTCTCTTGCATTATGCCGGAGAGGTCACCTATTGTGTTGTGG GTTTTctggacaaaaataatgacctcctatataaaaatattaaagat TTGATGTGTCAATCAAAGAACGCCATTGTGAGGCAGTGCTTCTCCTGCATGGACCCGGACAGCAGGCGAAGACCAGAAACT GTGGCCACCCAGTTTAAGAGCAGCCTGCTGAAGCTGACAGAGATCCTCGTGGCCAAAGACGCCTGGTACATACGTTGCCTCAAATCCAATGAGTCCAAGAAACCAG GACAGTTTGATGAAGCTCTGATCAGACACCAGATCAAATATTTGGGCCTGATGCAGCACCTGAGAGTCCGACGTGCTGGTTTCGCTTACAGGCGGAA TTATAAAGCTCTGTGCCCAGCCACCTGGCCACATTGGAGAGGCGAACCCGCTGACGGCGTCTTGGTGCTGGTTCGACATCTGGGCTATTTTCCAAATGAGTACAAAATGGGAAG CTGGATTAATCATag AACCAAAATATTCATCCGCCATCCAAGAACGCTTTATGCCACTGAGGACGCTTTTGAAAAGTGTAAACATCAACTCG CAACAAGACTGCAGGCCAAATACAAAGGCTACCGGGCAAAGGGCGTGTTCAGGAAACAGAAGGAGGCCG CAACAAAGATCGAGACGTGCTGGAGAGGAGTGCAGGCAAGGAAGGAGAGAGACAAGAGAGCGTGGGCTGTCAAAGTCATTAAGCG ATTTATCAAAGGTTACATGACTAGAGGGCAAGCAAAAGTCACGGACAACTCTGAGTATTTGGTCTTTGTGAGGCAGAATTACCTGAACAGGCTCCAAGACAACCTGCCCAAGACACTTTTGGACAAAACCACTTGGCTATCTCCGCCACACGTGCTGGCCGAG ACGTCGGAACTACTTCGGAAGCTGCACTACCGCCTCATGGTGCGGAAATACGTAAGAGGAATCAcaacccagaaaaaaacacag CTTCAAATGAAGTTGATTGCCAGCGCCATGTTCAAGGGGAAAAAGGAAAGTTATCCCCAAAGTGTTGCCCAACCTTTTGTGGACACCAGAATCA GTGATGAAGATATTAATGCGAGGGTCCTGCAGATGCTTCGTAATGAGCACATCAAG TACGCCGTCCCGATGATGAAATACGACAGGAACGGTTTCAAAAGGAGGCCGCGACAGCTCATCTTCACTCAGGCGGCGGCCTACATGGTTGAGGAGGCGAGGATCAAGCAGAGGATTTTATATACCGCGCTTAAAG GGATTTCGGTCAGTAATTTGACAGACAGCATCGTTGTGTTACACATAACATGTGAGGACCCCAAAGAGAAG GGAGATCTTGTACTGCAGTGCAACCACTTGTTTGAGCTGGTGACCAAACTCTGCATCATTGCTAATAAACAGAACGTGGTCAGGGTGCTTCAGGGCAG CATCAAAGTAGAAATTCAGGCTGGGAAAGAGAGCGCAGTCGAATTCAGCACAGGCCCGGAGCCGATGGTGTACAAGGCCAAGAATGGACACCTCACGGTG GTTGCCACTCGGGCCAGGCCGAGGTAA
- the myo1ha gene encoding unconventional myosin-Ih isoform X9 — MLVVEGALNARNQVGIQDFVLLDETSEAAFLSNLKKRFCKDLIYTYIGTLLVSVNPYKELDIYNKEQMDVYMGVNFYELPPHIYALADNAYHGMLADFSNHFILISGESGAGKTEASKKILQYYAVSCPSTALLNTVRDKMLMSNPVLEAFGNAKTLKNDNSSRFGKYMDIQFDSQGDALGGHILNYLLEKSRVVHQNHGERNFHIFYQLLDGGEEDLLQQLGLERDRQHYSYLTQGECAVVPSVDDKKDWKTVKNALQVIDIDAIHTNHLFGIVASVLHLGNVRFEPDSKGHASLNNQNNPNAELHWVSHLLGVDANSLQEGLTYRKIEAKTEQVLSPFLLDHAIYGRDALAKAIYGHTFTWLVNRINASTENTDPSKKTVIGLLDIYGFEVFNINSFEQFCINYCNEKLQQLFIQLTLKAEQEEYEAEDIEWEPVHFFNNKIICDLVEERHRGIISILDEECLRPGEATDLTFLERLEEQMGTHPHFVSHKLADKKTRRTLERGDFRLLHYAGEVTYCVVGFLDKNNDLLYKNIKDLMCQSKNAIVRQCFSCMDPDSRRRPETVATQFKSSLLKLTEILVAKDAWYIRCLKSNESKKPGQFDEALIRHQIKYLGLMQHLRVRRAGFAYRRKYEVFLQRYKALCPATWPHWRGEPADGVLVLVRHLGYFPNEYKMGRTKIFIRHPRTLYATEDAFEKCKHQLATRLQAKYKGYRAKGVFRKQKEAATKIETCWRGVQARKERDKRAWAVKVIKRFIKGYMTRGQAKVTDNSEYLVFVRQNYLNRLQDNLPKTLLDKTTWLSPPHVLAETSELLRKLHYRLMVRKYVRGITTQKKTQLQMKLIASAMFKGKKESYPQSVAQPFVDTRISDEDINARVLQMLRNEHIKYAVPMMKYDRNGFKRRPRQLIFTQAAAYMVEEARIKQRILYTALKGISVSNLTDSIVVLHITCEDPKEKGDLVLQCNHLFELVTKLCIIANKQNVVRVLQGSIKVEIQAGKESAVEFSTGPEPMVYKAKNGHLTVVATRARPR, encoded by the exons GTGGAGGGTGCGCTTAATGCCAGGAACCAGGTTGGCATTCAGGACTTTGTTCTCCTGGATGAGACCTCGGAGGCAGCCTTCCTCAGCAACCTTAAGAAACGCTTCTGCAAGGATCTGATTTAT ACTTACATTGGCACTTTATTGGTGTCTGTAAACCCCTACAAGGAGTTGGATATCTACAATAAGGAACAGATGGATGTGTACATGGGGGTCAACTTTTATGAGCTCCCACCTCACAT CTACGCCCTTGCCGACAACGCCTACCACGGCATGCTGGCCGACTTCAGCAATCACTTCATCCTCATCTCAGGAGAGAGCGGCGCAGGGAAGACGGAAGCGTCCAAAAAGATTCTGCAGTATTATGCAGTCAGCTGTCCGAGCACCGCTCTACTAAACACTGTCCGGGACAAGATGCTCATGTCCAACCCTGTCCTGGAG GCTTTCGGGAATgccaaaacattgaaaaatgacAACTCGAGTCGGTTTGGGAAGTATATGGACATTCAGTTTGATAGTCAG GGGGACGCGCTCGGTGGCCACATCCTGAACTACCTGCTCGAGAAGTCGAGGGTGGTGCATCAGAACCACGGCGAGAGAAACTTCCACATTTTCTACCAGCTCCTGGATGGGGGAGAGGAGGACCTGCTGCAGCAGCTGGGCCTGGAGAGGGACCGCCAGCATTACAGCTATCTTACGCAA GGAGAGTGCGCCGTTGTGCCTTCCGTCGATGACAAAAAGGACTGGAAGACGGTCAAAAACGCACTTCAAGTGATTGACATTGATGCAATCCACACTAAT CACTTGTTTGGGATTGTTGCGAGTGTTCTTCACCTGGGCAACGTTCGCTTTGAGCCTGACAGTAAAGGTCACGCCAGCCTCAACAACCAAAACAACCCAAATGCAGAGTTGCACTGGGTCTCACAC CTTCTTGGAGTTGACGCTAACAGTCTACAAGAAGGTCTAACATACAGGAAAATTGAAGCCAAAACAGAGCAG GTGCTCAGTCCGTTTCTTCTGGATCACGCCATCTATGGAAGGGATGCCCTGGCCAAGGCCATTTATGGGCATACCTTCACCTGGCTGGTCAACCGGATCAACGCGTCCACGGAGAACACT gatCCTTCAAAGAAAACTGTCATTGGACTTTTGGACATCTATGGTTTTGAAGTCTTTAATATCAACAG TTTTGAGCAGTTCTGCATAAACTACTGCAATGAGAAGCTGCAGCAACTTTTCATCCAACTCACGCTCAAGGCAGAGCAGGAAGAATACGAAGCGGAGGATATTGAG TGGGAGCCGGTGCACTTCTTCAATAACAAGATCATCTGTGACCTGGTAGAGGAGCGACACAGAGGAATTATATCAATCCTG GATGAGGAGTGTCTCCGACCAGGAGAGGCTACAGACCTCACCTTCCTGGAGAGACTGGAAGAACAAATGGGAACTCACCCTCACTTTGTCTC ACACAAGCTGGCAGACAAAAAGACACGCAGGACGCTGGAGAGAGGCGATTTCCGTCTCTTGCATTATGCCGGAGAGGTCACCTATTGTGTTGTGG GTTTTctggacaaaaataatgacctcctatataaaaatattaaagat TTGATGTGTCAATCAAAGAACGCCATTGTGAGGCAGTGCTTCTCCTGCATGGACCCGGACAGCAGGCGAAGACCAGAAACT GTGGCCACCCAGTTTAAGAGCAGCCTGCTGAAGCTGACAGAGATCCTCGTGGCCAAAGACGCCTGGTACATACGTTGCCTCAAATCCAATGAGTCCAAGAAACCAG GACAGTTTGATGAAGCTCTGATCAGACACCAGATCAAATATTTGGGCCTGATGCAGCACCTGAGAGTCCGACGTGCTGGTTTCGCTTACAGGCGGAAGTATGAGGTCTTTTTACAGCG TTATAAAGCTCTGTGCCCAGCCACCTGGCCACATTGGAGAGGCGAACCCGCTGACGGCGTCTTGGTGCTGGTTCGACATCTGGGCTATTTTCCAAATGAGTACAAAATGGGAAG AACCAAAATATTCATCCGCCATCCAAGAACGCTTTATGCCACTGAGGACGCTTTTGAAAAGTGTAAACATCAACTCG CAACAAGACTGCAGGCCAAATACAAAGGCTACCGGGCAAAGGGCGTGTTCAGGAAACAGAAGGAGGCCG CAACAAAGATCGAGACGTGCTGGAGAGGAGTGCAGGCAAGGAAGGAGAGAGACAAGAGAGCGTGGGCTGTCAAAGTCATTAAGCG ATTTATCAAAGGTTACATGACTAGAGGGCAAGCAAAAGTCACGGACAACTCTGAGTATTTGGTCTTTGTGAGGCAGAATTACCTGAACAGGCTCCAAGACAACCTGCCCAAGACACTTTTGGACAAAACCACTTGGCTATCTCCGCCACACGTGCTGGCCGAG ACGTCGGAACTACTTCGGAAGCTGCACTACCGCCTCATGGTGCGGAAATACGTAAGAGGAATCAcaacccagaaaaaaacacag CTTCAAATGAAGTTGATTGCCAGCGCCATGTTCAAGGGGAAAAAGGAAAGTTATCCCCAAAGTGTTGCCCAACCTTTTGTGGACACCAGAATCA GTGATGAAGATATTAATGCGAGGGTCCTGCAGATGCTTCGTAATGAGCACATCAAG TACGCCGTCCCGATGATGAAATACGACAGGAACGGTTTCAAAAGGAGGCCGCGACAGCTCATCTTCACTCAGGCGGCGGCCTACATGGTTGAGGAGGCGAGGATCAAGCAGAGGATTTTATATACCGCGCTTAAAG GGATTTCGGTCAGTAATTTGACAGACAGCATCGTTGTGTTACACATAACATGTGAGGACCCCAAAGAGAAG GGAGATCTTGTACTGCAGTGCAACCACTTGTTTGAGCTGGTGACCAAACTCTGCATCATTGCTAATAAACAGAACGTGGTCAGGGTGCTTCAGGGCAG CATCAAAGTAGAAATTCAGGCTGGGAAAGAGAGCGCAGTCGAATTCAGCACAGGCCCGGAGCCGATGGTGTACAAGGCCAAGAATGGACACCTCACGGTG GTTGCCACTCGGGCCAGGCCGAGGTAA
- the myo1ha gene encoding unconventional myosin-Ic isoform X11 — MLVVEGALNARNQVGIQDFVLLDETSEAAFLSNLKKRFCKDLIYTYIGTLLVSVNPYKELDIYNKEQMDVYMGVNFYELPPHIYALADNAYHGMLADFSNHFILISGESGAGKTEASKKILQYYAVSCPSTALLNTVRDKMLMSNPVLEAFGNAKTLKNDNSSRFGKYMDIQFDSQGDALGGHILNYLLEKSRVVHQNHGERNFHIFYQLLDGGEEDLLQQLGLERDRQHYSYLTQLLGVDANSLQEGLTYRKIEAKTEQVLSPFLLDHAIYGRDALAKAIYGHTFTWLVNRINASTENTVSSFFCQTGQTLCDIVFFFFPFQDPSKKTVIGLLDIYGFEVFNINSFEQFCINYCNEKLQQLFIQLTLKAEQEEYEAEDIEWEPVHFFNNKIICDLVEERHRGIISILDEECLRPGEATDLTFLERLEEQMGTHPHFVSHKLADKKTRRTLERGDFRLLHYAGEVTYCVVGFLDKNNDLLYKNIKDLMCQSKNAIVRQCFSCMDPDSRRRPETVATQFKSSLLKLTEILVAKDAWYIRCLKSNESKKPGQFDEALIRHQIKYLGLMQHLRVRRAGFAYRRKYEVFLQRYKALCPATWPHWRGEPADGVLVLVRHLGYFPNEYKMGSWINHRTKIFIRHPRTLYATEDAFEKCKHQLATRLQAKYKGYRAKGVFRKQKEAATKIETCWRGVQARKERDKRAWAVKVIKRFIKGYMTRGQAKVTDNSEYLVFVRQNYLNRLQDNLPKTLLDKTTWLSPPHVLAETSELLRKLHYRLMVRKYVRGITTQKKTQLQMKLIASAMFKGKKESYPQSVAQPFVDTRISDEDINARVLQMLRNEHIKYAVPMMKYDRNGFKRRPRQLIFTQAAAYMVEEARIKQRILYTALKGISVSNLTDSIVVLHITCEDPKEKGDLVLQCNHLFELVTKLCIIANKQNVVRVLQGSIKVEIQAGKESAVEFSTGPEPMVYKAKNGHLTVVATRARPR, encoded by the exons GTGGAGGGTGCGCTTAATGCCAGGAACCAGGTTGGCATTCAGGACTTTGTTCTCCTGGATGAGACCTCGGAGGCAGCCTTCCTCAGCAACCTTAAGAAACGCTTCTGCAAGGATCTGATTTAT ACTTACATTGGCACTTTATTGGTGTCTGTAAACCCCTACAAGGAGTTGGATATCTACAATAAGGAACAGATGGATGTGTACATGGGGGTCAACTTTTATGAGCTCCCACCTCACAT CTACGCCCTTGCCGACAACGCCTACCACGGCATGCTGGCCGACTTCAGCAATCACTTCATCCTCATCTCAGGAGAGAGCGGCGCAGGGAAGACGGAAGCGTCCAAAAAGATTCTGCAGTATTATGCAGTCAGCTGTCCGAGCACCGCTCTACTAAACACTGTCCGGGACAAGATGCTCATGTCCAACCCTGTCCTGGAG GCTTTCGGGAATgccaaaacattgaaaaatgacAACTCGAGTCGGTTTGGGAAGTATATGGACATTCAGTTTGATAGTCAG GGGGACGCGCTCGGTGGCCACATCCTGAACTACCTGCTCGAGAAGTCGAGGGTGGTGCATCAGAACCACGGCGAGAGAAACTTCCACATTTTCTACCAGCTCCTGGATGGGGGAGAGGAGGACCTGCTGCAGCAGCTGGGCCTGGAGAGGGACCGCCAGCATTACAGCTATCTTACGCAA CTTCTTGGAGTTGACGCTAACAGTCTACAAGAAGGTCTAACATACAGGAAAATTGAAGCCAAAACAGAGCAG GTGCTCAGTCCGTTTCTTCTGGATCACGCCATCTATGGAAGGGATGCCCTGGCCAAGGCCATTTATGGGCATACCTTCACCTGGCTGGTCAACCGGATCAACGCGTCCACGGAGAACACTGTGAGCTCGTTTTTTTGCCAAACGGGACAGACGCTGTGCGAcattgtcttcttcttttttccatttcaggatCCTTCAAAGAAAACTGTCATTGGACTTTTGGACATCTATGGTTTTGAAGTCTTTAATATCAACAG TTTTGAGCAGTTCTGCATAAACTACTGCAATGAGAAGCTGCAGCAACTTTTCATCCAACTCACGCTCAAGGCAGAGCAGGAAGAATACGAAGCGGAGGATATTGAG TGGGAGCCGGTGCACTTCTTCAATAACAAGATCATCTGTGACCTGGTAGAGGAGCGACACAGAGGAATTATATCAATCCTG GATGAGGAGTGTCTCCGACCAGGAGAGGCTACAGACCTCACCTTCCTGGAGAGACTGGAAGAACAAATGGGAACTCACCCTCACTTTGTCTC ACACAAGCTGGCAGACAAAAAGACACGCAGGACGCTGGAGAGAGGCGATTTCCGTCTCTTGCATTATGCCGGAGAGGTCACCTATTGTGTTGTGG GTTTTctggacaaaaataatgacctcctatataaaaatattaaagat TTGATGTGTCAATCAAAGAACGCCATTGTGAGGCAGTGCTTCTCCTGCATGGACCCGGACAGCAGGCGAAGACCAGAAACT GTGGCCACCCAGTTTAAGAGCAGCCTGCTGAAGCTGACAGAGATCCTCGTGGCCAAAGACGCCTGGTACATACGTTGCCTCAAATCCAATGAGTCCAAGAAACCAG GACAGTTTGATGAAGCTCTGATCAGACACCAGATCAAATATTTGGGCCTGATGCAGCACCTGAGAGTCCGACGTGCTGGTTTCGCTTACAGGCGGAAGTATGAGGTCTTTTTACAGCG TTATAAAGCTCTGTGCCCAGCCACCTGGCCACATTGGAGAGGCGAACCCGCTGACGGCGTCTTGGTGCTGGTTCGACATCTGGGCTATTTTCCAAATGAGTACAAAATGGGAAG CTGGATTAATCATag AACCAAAATATTCATCCGCCATCCAAGAACGCTTTATGCCACTGAGGACGCTTTTGAAAAGTGTAAACATCAACTCG CAACAAGACTGCAGGCCAAATACAAAGGCTACCGGGCAAAGGGCGTGTTCAGGAAACAGAAGGAGGCCG CAACAAAGATCGAGACGTGCTGGAGAGGAGTGCAGGCAAGGAAGGAGAGAGACAAGAGAGCGTGGGCTGTCAAAGTCATTAAGCG ATTTATCAAAGGTTACATGACTAGAGGGCAAGCAAAAGTCACGGACAACTCTGAGTATTTGGTCTTTGTGAGGCAGAATTACCTGAACAGGCTCCAAGACAACCTGCCCAAGACACTTTTGGACAAAACCACTTGGCTATCTCCGCCACACGTGCTGGCCGAG ACGTCGGAACTACTTCGGAAGCTGCACTACCGCCTCATGGTGCGGAAATACGTAAGAGGAATCAcaacccagaaaaaaacacag CTTCAAATGAAGTTGATTGCCAGCGCCATGTTCAAGGGGAAAAAGGAAAGTTATCCCCAAAGTGTTGCCCAACCTTTTGTGGACACCAGAATCA GTGATGAAGATATTAATGCGAGGGTCCTGCAGATGCTTCGTAATGAGCACATCAAG TACGCCGTCCCGATGATGAAATACGACAGGAACGGTTTCAAAAGGAGGCCGCGACAGCTCATCTTCACTCAGGCGGCGGCCTACATGGTTGAGGAGGCGAGGATCAAGCAGAGGATTTTATATACCGCGCTTAAAG GGATTTCGGTCAGTAATTTGACAGACAGCATCGTTGTGTTACACATAACATGTGAGGACCCCAAAGAGAAG GGAGATCTTGTACTGCAGTGCAACCACTTGTTTGAGCTGGTGACCAAACTCTGCATCATTGCTAATAAACAGAACGTGGTCAGGGTGCTTCAGGGCAG CATCAAAGTAGAAATTCAGGCTGGGAAAGAGAGCGCAGTCGAATTCAGCACAGGCCCGGAGCCGATGGTGTACAAGGCCAAGAATGGACACCTCACGGTG GTTGCCACTCGGGCCAGGCCGAGGTAA